From a region of the Archocentrus centrarchus isolate MPI-CPG fArcCen1 chromosome 18, fArcCen1, whole genome shotgun sequence genome:
- the LOC115796732 gene encoding uncharacterized protein LOC115796732 isoform X21, with amino-acid sequence MKLLTVSALLCAIVALTTVAEEGSSAVGKGSTQPGEVNVEKRAICYWRRRVGRIRYGNRYYNYSPRRRTWARTRLVKFHWRRRVSGIRYGKRYNRYSTNLRTWARARQVGLIRYGNRYYRYCPCCRTWTRVRARLVKSHWGRRVGWIRYGNRYYRYSPRRQTWARARFGKSHWRRHVGWTRYGNRYYRYSPHRRTWVRGRLGKSHWRRRVGWIRYGNRYYRYSPHRRTWVRGRLVKSHWRRRVGWIRYGNRYYRYSPHRRIRARARLVKSHWPRWVGWIRYGNRYYRYSPRRRTWVRGRLVKSHRRRRVGWIRYGNRYYRYSPHRRTWARARLEKSHWRRGVGWIRYGNRYYRYSPRRRTWARARLGKSHWPRRVGWIRYGNRYYRYSPRRRTLVRGRLVKSHRRRGVGWIRYGNRYYRYSPHRRIRARARLVKSHWPRRVGWIRYGNRYYRYSPRRRIRARARLGKSHWRRRVGWIRYGNRYYRYSPRRRTWVRGRRVGWIRYGNRYYRYSPRRRTWARGRLVKSHWRKRVGWIRYGNRYYRYSPHRWIQARARLVKSHWPRWVGWIRYGNRYYRYSPRRRTWVRGRLVKSHWCRRVGWIRYGNRYYRYSPRRRTWARGRLVKSHWRKRVGWIRYGNRYYRYSPHRQIRARARLGKSHWPRRVGWIRYGNRYYRYSPRRRTWVRGRLVKSHWRRGVGWIRYGNRYYRYSPHRRIRARARLVKSHWRRGVGWIRYGNRYYRYSPRRRTWVRGRLVKSHWCRRVGWIRYGNRYYRYSPRRRTWARGRLVKSHWRKRVGWIRYGNRYYRYSPHRQIWARARLGKSHWPRRVGWIRYGNRYYRYSPRRRTWVRGRLVKSHRRSGVGWIRYGNRYYRYSPHRRTWARARLGKSHWRRGVGWIRYGNRYYRYSRRRRTWARARLGKSHWCRRVGWIRYGNRYYRYSPHRRIRARARLRKSHWRRRVGWIRYGNRYYRYSPRRRIRARARLVKSHWRRGVGWIRYGNRYYRYSPRRRTWVRGRLVKSHWRKRVGWIRYGNRYYRYSPHRQIRARARLGKSHWPRRVGWIRYGNRYYRYSPRRRTWVRGRLVKSHWRKRVGWIRYGNRYYRYSPHRRIRARARLGKSHWPRRVGWIRYGNRYYRYSPRRRTWVRGRLVKSHWRKRVGWIRYGNRYYRYSPHRRIRARARLGKSHWPRWVGWIRYGNRYYRYSPHRRIRARARLVKSHRRSGVGWIRYGNRYYRYSPHRRTWARARLGKSHWRRGVGWIRYGNRYYRYSRRRRTWARARLGKSHWCRRVGWIRYGNRYYRYSPHRRIRARARLRKSHWRRRVGWIRYGNRYYRYSPRRRTWVRGRLVKSHRRRGVGWIRYGNRYYRYSPHRRIRAQARMVKTHWRRGVGWIRYGNRYYRYSPRRRTWVRGRLVKSHWCRRVGWIRYGNRYYRYSPRCRTWVRGRLGKSHWRKRVGWIRYGNRYYRYSPHRRIRARARLGKSHWPRRVGWIRYGNRYYRYSPHRRTWVRGRLVKSHWCRRVGWIRYGNRYYRYSPRRRTLVRGRLGKSHWPRRVGWIRYGNRYYRYSPRRRTWVRGRLVKSHWRKRVGWIRYGNRYYRYSPHRRIRARARLRKSHWRRRVGWIRYGNRYYRYSPRRRTWVRGRLVKSHRRRGVGWIRYGNRYYRYSPHRRIRARARMVKSHWRRGVGWIRYGNRYYRYSPRRRTWVRGRLVKSHWCRRVGWIRYGNRYYRYSPRRRTWARGRLVKSHWRKRVGWIRYGNRYYRYSPHRRIRARARLVKSHWPRRVGWIRYGNRYYRYSPRRRTWVRGRLVKSHWRRRVGWIRYGNRYYRYSPHRRIRARARLRKSHWRRRVGWIRYGNRYYRYSPRRRTWVRGRSRLMKSHRRRRVGWIRYGNRYYRYSPRRRTWARARLGKSKSRRRVGWIRYGNRYYRYSPRRRTSAPARLVKSHWHRPVGLIRYGNRYNRYSTYRRTSARARLVKSHWHKRVGWTRYGNRYYRYFPYRWTWAQAQRFCQSKNANLASVRNLGEYRAIQRVIYRVTHRFVPTWIGGSDAQQERFWFWIDGTPFRFTYWCPAEPNNAGSREHCLHMNWTGCRCINDAPCYNQYPFVCVLKSG; translated from the exons GTTTGGGAAATCCCATTGGCGCAGGCATGTGGGTTGGACTAGATATGGCAACCGATACTACCGCTACTCTCCCCATCGCCGGACTTGGGTTCGGggaag GTTGGGGAAATCCCATTGGCGCAGGCGTGTGGGTTGGATTAGATATGGCAACCGATACTACCGCTACTCTCCCCATCGCCGGACTTGGGTTCGGggaag GTTGGTGAAATCCCATTGGCGCAGGCGGGTGGGTTGGATTAGATATGGCAACCGATACTACCGCTACTCTCCCCATCGCCGGATTCGGGCTCGGGcaag GTTGGTGAAATCCCATTGGCCCAGGTGGGTGGGTTGGATTAGATATGGCAACCGATACTACCGCTACTCTCCCCGTCGCCGGACTTGGGTTCGGggaag GTTGGTGAAATCACATCGGCGCAGGCGGGTGGGTTGGATTAGATATGGCAACCGATACTACCGCTACTCTCCCCATCGCCGGACTTGGGCTCGGGCAAG GTTGGAGAAATCCCATTGGCGCAGAGGGGTGGGTTGGATCAGATATGGCAACCGATACTACCGCTACTCTCCTCGTCGCCGGACTTGGGCTCGAgcaag GTTGGGGAAATCCCATTGGCCCAGGCGGGTGGGTTGGATTAGATATGGCAACCGATACTACCGCTACTCTCCCCGTCGCCGGACTTTGGTTCGAggaag GTTGGTGAAATCGCATCGGCGCAGGGGGGTGGGTTGGATTAGATATGGCAACCGATACTACCGCTACTCTCCCCATCGCCGGATTCGGGCTCGGGcaag GTTGGTGAAATCCCATTGGCCCAGGCGGGTGGGTTGGATTAGATATGGCAACCGATACTACCGCTACTCTCCCCGTCGCCGGATTCGGGCTCGGGcaag GTTGGGGAAATCCCATTGGCGCAGACGGGTGGGTTGGATTAGATATGGCAACCGATACTACCGCTACTCTCCCCGTCGCCGGACTTGGGTTCGGGGAAG GCGTGTGGGTTGGATTAGATATGGCAACCGATATTACCGCTACTCTCCTCGTCGCCGGACTTGGGCTCGAGGAAG GTTGGTGAAATCCCATTGGCGAAAGCGGGTGGGTTGGATTAGATATGGCAACCGATACTACCGCTACTCTCCCCATCGCTGGATTCAGGCTCGGGcaag GTTGGTGAAATCCCATTGGCCCAGGTGGGTGGGTTGGATTAGATATGGCAACCGATACTACCGCTACTCTCCCCGTCGCCGGACTTGGGTTCGGggaag GTTGGTGAAATCCCATTGGTGCAGGCGTGTGGGTTGGATTAGATATGGCAACCGGTATTACCGCTACTCTCCTCGTCGCAGGACTTGGGCTCGAggaag GTTGGTGAAATCCCATTGGCGCAAGCGGGTGGGTTGGATTCGATATGGCAACCGATACTACCGCTACTCTCCCCATCGCCAGATTCGGGCTCGGGCAAG GTTGGGGAAATCCCATTGGCCCAGGCGGGTGGGTTGGATTAGATATGGCAACCGATACTACCGCTACTCTCCCCGTCGCCGGACTTGGGTTCGGggaag GTTGGTGAAATCGCATTGGCGCAGGGGGGTGGGTTGGATTAGATATGGCAACCGATACTACCGCTACTCTCCCCATCGCCGGATTCGGGCTCGGGCAAG GTTGGTGAAATCCCATTGGCGCAGAGGGGTGGGTTGGATTAGATATGGCAACCGATACTACCGCTACTCTCCCCGTCGCCGGACTTGGGTTCGGGGAAG GTTGGTGAAATCCCATTGGTGCAGGCGTGTGGGTTGGATTAGATATGGCAACCGGTATTACCGCTACTCTCCTCGTCGCCGGACTTGGGCTCGAggaag GTTGGTGAAATCCCATTGGCGCAAGCGGGTGGGTTGGATTAGATATGGCAACCGATACTACCGCTACTCTCCCCATCGCCAGATTTGGGCTCGGGcaag GTTGGGGAAATCCCATTGGCCCAGGCGGGTGGGTTGGATTAGATATGGCAACCGATACTACCGCTACTCTCCCCGTCGCCGGACTTGGGTTCGGggaag GTTGGTGAAATCGCATCGGCGCAGCGGGGTGGGTTGGATTAGATATGGCAACCGATACTACCGCTACTCTCCCCATCGCCGGACTTGGGCTCGGGCAAG GTTGGGGAAATCCCATTGGCGCAGAGGGGTGGGTTGGATTAGATATGGCAACCGATACTACCGCTACTCTCGTCGTCGCCGGACTTGGGCTCGAgcaag GTTGGGGAAATCCCATTGGTGCAGGCGGGTGGGTTGGATTAGATATGGCAATCGATACTACCGCTACTCTCCCCATCGCCGGATTCGGGCTCGGGcaag GCTGAGGAAATCCCATTGGCGCAGGCGGGTCGGTTGGATTAGATATGGCAACCGATACTACCGCTACTCACCCCGTCGCCGGATTCGGGCTCGGGCAAG GTTGGTGAAATCCCATTGGCGCAGGGGGGTGGGTTGGATTAGATATGGCAACCGATACTACCGCTACTCTCCCCGTCGCCGGACTTGGGTTCGGGGAAG GTTGGTGAAATCCCATTGGCGCAAGCGGGTGGGTTGGATTAGATATGGCAACCGATACTACCGCTACTCTCCCCATCGCCAGATTCGGGCTCGGGcaag GTTGGGGAAATCCCATTGGCCCAGGCGGGTGGGTTGGATTAGATATGGCAACCGATACTACCGCTACTCTCCCCGTCGCCGGACTTGGGTTCGGggaag GTTGGTGAAATCCCATTGGCGCAAGCGGGTGGGTTGGATTAGATATGGCAACCGATACTACCGCTACTCTCCCCATCGCCGGATTCGGGCTCGAGcaag GCTGGGGAAATCCCATTGGCCCAGGCGGGTGGGTTGGATTAGATATGGCAACCGATACTACCGCTACTCTCCCCGTCGCCGGACTTGGGTTCGGggaag GTTGGTGAAATCCCATTGGCGCAAGCGGGTGGGTTGGATTAGATATGGCAACCGATACTACCGCTACTCTCCCCATCGCCGGATTCGGGCTCGGGcaag GTTGGGGAAATCCCATTGGCCCAGGTGGGTGGGTTGGATTAGATATGGCAACCGATACTACCGCTACTCTCCCCATCGCCGGATTCGGGCTCGGGcaag GTTGGTGAAATCGCATCGGCGCAGCGGGGTGGGTTGGATTAGATATGGCAACCGATACTACCGCTACTCTCCCCATCGCCGGACTTGGGCTCGGGCAAG GTTGGGGAAATCCCATTGGCGCAGAGGGGTGGGTTGGATTAGATATGGCAACCGATACTACCGCTACTCTCGTCGTCGCCGGACTTGGGCTCGAgcaag GTTGGGGAAATCCCATTGGTGCAGGCGGGTGGGTTGGATTAGATATGGCAATCGATACTACCGCTACTCTCCCCATCGCCGGATTCGGGCTCGGGcaag GCTGAGGAAATCCCATTGGCGCAGGCGGGTCGGTTGGATTAGATATGGCAACCGATACTACCGCTACTCACCCCGTCGCCGGACTTGGGTTCGGGGAAG GTTGGTGAAATCGCATCGGCGCAGGGGGGTGGGTTGGATTAGATATGGAAACCGATACTACCGCTACTCTCCCCATCGCCGGATTCGGGCTCAGGCAAG GATGGTGAAAACCCATTGGCGCAGAGGGGTGGGTTGGATTAGATATGGCAACCGATACTACCGCTACTCTCCCCGTCGCCGGACTTGGGTTCGGGGAAG GTTGGTGAAATCCCATTGGTGCAGGCGTGTGGGTTGGATTAGATATGGCAACCGGTATTACCGCTACTCTCCTCGTTGCCGGACTTGGGTTCGGggaag GTTGGGGAAATCCCATTGGCGCAAGCGGGTGGGTTGGATTAGATATGGCAACCGATACTACCGCTACTCTCCCCATCGCCGGATTCGGGCTCGGGcaag GTTGGGGAAATCCCATTGGCCCAGGCGGGTGGGTTGGATTAGATATGGCAACCGATACTACCGCTACTCTCCCCATCGCCGGACTTGGGTTCGGGGAAG GTTGGTGAAATCCCATTGGTGCAGGCGTGTGGGTTGGATTAGATATGGCAACCGGTATTACCGCTACTCTCCTCGTCGCCGGACTTTGGTTCGGggaag GTTGGGGAAATCCCATTGGCCCAGGCGGGTGGGTTGGATTAGATATGGCAACCGATACTACCGCTACTCTCCCCGTCGCCGGACTTGGGTTCGGggaag GTTGGTGAAATCCCATTGGCGCAAGCGGGTGGGTTGGATTAGATATGGCAACCGATACTACCGCTACTCTCCCCATCGCCGGATTCGGGCTCGGGcaag GCTGAGGAAATCCCATTGGCGCAGGCGGGTCGGTTGGATTAGATATGGCAACCGATACTACCGCTACTCACCCCGTCGCCGGACTTGGGTTCGGGGAAG GTTGGTGAAATCGCATCGGCGCAGGGGGGTGGGTTGGATTAGATATGGAAACCGATACTACCGCTACTCTCCCCATCGCCGGATTCGGGCTCGGGCAAG GATGGTGAAATCCCATTGGCGCAGAGGGGTGGGTTGGATTAGATATGGCAACCGATACTACCGCTACTCTCCCCGTCGCCGGACTTGGGTTCGGGGAAG GTTGGTGAAATCCCATTGGTGCAGGCGTGTGGGTTGGATTAGATATGGCAACCGGTATTACCGCTACTCTCCTCGTCGCCGGACTTGGGCTCGAggaag GTTGGTGAAATCCCATTGGCGCAAGCGGGTGGGTTGGATTAGATATGGCAACCGATACTACCGCTACTCTCCCCATCGCCGGATTCGGGCTCGGGcaag GTTGGTGAAATCCCATTGGCCCAGGCGGGTGGGTTGGATTAGATATGGCAACCGATACTACCGCTACTCTCCCCGTCGCCGGACTTGGGTTCGGggaag GTTGGTGAAATCCCATTGGCGCAGGCGGGTGGGTTGGATTAGATATGGCAACCGATACTACCGCTACTCTCCCCATCGCCGGATTCGGGCTCGGGcaag GCTGAGGAAATCCCATTGGCGCAGGCGGGTTGGTTGGATTAGATATGGCAACCGATACTACCGCTACTCTCCCCGTCGCCGGACTTGGGTTCGGGGAAG ATCTAGGTTGATGAAATCCCATAGGCGCAGACGGGTGGGTTGGATTAGATATGGTAACCGATACTATCGCTACTCTCCCCGTCGCCGGACTTGGGCTCGGGCAAG GTTGGGGAAATCCAAATCGCGTAGGCGTGTGGGTTGGATTAGATATGGCAACCGATACTACCGCTACTCTCCCCGGCGCCGGACCAGTGCTCCGgcaag GTTGGTGAAATCCCATTGGCACAGGCCAGTGGGTCTGATTAGATATGGCAACCGATACAACCGCTACTCTACCTATCGACGGACTTCGGCTCGTGCCAG GTTGGTGAAATCCCATTGGCACAAGCGGGTGGGGTGGACTAGATATGGCAACCGATACTACCGCTACTTTCCCTATCGCTGGACTTGGGCTCAGGCTCAG AGATTCTGTCAGTCCAAGAATGCAAACCTGGCATCTGTGCGCAATCTCGGAGAGTATCGTGCAATTCAGAGGGTCATATATCGTGTCACCCATAGGTTTGTCCCTACATGGATCGGAGGCTCTGATGCTCAACAG gAGCGTTTTTGGTTTTGGATTGATGGAACTCCTTTCAGATTTACATACTGGTGTCCTGCAGAGCCGAACAATGCTGGGAGCAGAGAGCACTGCCTACACATGAATTGGACAG GATGCAGGTGTATAAATGATGCACCCTGTTACAACCAATACCCATTTGTATGTGTCTTGAAAAGTGGATGA